Below is a window of Helicobacter sp. MIT 05-5293 DNA.
GAAGTAGCTATTAATCAGATTCGGCAAAAAATGGATAAGCCTTTGAATATCAGCACGATTGAAACCGTGCGTCGCAGAGGTTATCGCTTTTGTTATCCTAAAAAGCCTAGTGAAAGTTAAGCTAGTTATAGAATCTGATTTAATTGTGTTAAATTATTCTTAAGCCCTCTCAATATATAATACCGATGCTTCCTTGCAGACTTATGCAATAGATTATTAAGGCAACGCTTCAGGGTGGGAACACAGCAGAGCACCTTAAAAATTTATGTGCCATAAGCACCTGCACGGGAGTTTTTCTTTTTCTCCTCTGTCTTTTATTCGGTTTTTATCCTCAAGTTTGTTTGATTAAGCTATACTACCATTTCTATGTAAAATTTGGATTCAAAATAAAATAAGGATATTGTATGTGGATTACAAGGCAACTCACACCTAATTTTCGTCAGGAATACACAATTGATCACAAAATACTTGATTCTCGAAGTTCACATATACTCGAAATTTTTAAAAGTAACGACTTTGATGAAGTAGCAATGTTTGACGAAAAGCATTTAATGCTTAAAAAATATCTTTTTATGGAAGCTGAATTATTGGCTCATATCCCTCTAAACACAATTTCTAAACCCAAAAATGTTCTGCTTTTTGATAGTTTTAATCTTGAGATTGCTTATGAATGTATGAAACATCAGGTTGCAGTGGATTGTGTGCAAAATGACCGCAAGACTCTTGATTCTCTGATGAGTTTTTTGCCTCACTTTCAAGAAGTGCTCACCTACAGAAATTTTTCTCTTTATCAGCAAGTGATTGATCTTGATATTAAAAAATATGATGTGATTATCACAGATTCATTACTTCCTTTACATCAAATTGATGCCTTGTCGCGTATGTTAAGTGATGAGGGTGTTTTGATTATGAGAAATCATCACCCATTACTCGAAGAAAAGGCTTTTGTTGATTGTGTGGGGGAATGTGCAAATTTTTTTAAAATCGTGATGCCTTTTTTTCTTAATCTTAGTATTTTAAGTGATAAGAGTTATCTTTTTGCCTCCAAGCGGTTGCACCCATGCGCAGATATGATTTTGCAAAAAATTGATTTGCTTTCTGATGTGTATTATTATAATGCCAAGATTCACGAAAGTGCCTTTGTATTGCCTACTTTTTTAGCACAAAAACTCAAAAATATCGCTAAATTTTAAAATGTCTTCACATACTTTAAACTATGCGATTGCACTAACTGGGTGCATAGGGAGCGGTAAAAGCACGGTTGTTAGCCTTTTGACGCTTTATGGATATGATTGCGTGTGTGCGGATAAAATCGCTCATAGCGTGCTGGTAGCACAAAAGTCAAGTGTAGTAGAAGTATTTGGGGAAGCGATTCTCAATACACAAGGTGAAATTGAGCGTAAAAAGCTTGGAAAAATTGTATTTGCTAATGCTCAAAAGCGTGAAATGTTGGAGTCGATTTTACATTCTCATATTCGTGATGAGATTATCAGACAAGCTATGGAGCTAGAAAAAAAGCAAGCATGGTATTTTCTTGATATACCTTTATTTTTTGAAGTAGGCGGTAAAGATGTTTATCCTACTAAACGCAGTGTGGTAATTTATACGCCTTTAGAAGAATCTTTACGGCGCATTATGCAAAGAGATCAGTTGAGTATGGCTGAAGCCCAAGCGCGCCTAAATGCACAAATGCCTATTATGCAAAAATGTGCGCTGGCTGATGATGTGATTGATAATTCTCAAGATATAAAATCACTTCAAAGACAAGTAGAATCTTATATCCAATCTCTTCCAAAATTTCATTAAAGGACAATCCCATGCGTTTTGTTAAATACAGCAGTAATGGCAATGATTTTTTAATTTTTACTTCTTGTATTCGTGATGATGGCTCACGAGCAAGATTGGCTCAAAAAGTATGCGACCGTCATCATGGGATTGGCGCAGATGGAATGGTTGTCCTTTTACCCTTTGCTACATCAGAATACGAATATGAATGGGAATTCTATAATGCTGATGGTTCAAGGGCAAGTATGTGTGGCAATGCAAGTCGAAGTATTGGGCATTATGCTTATATTGAGGGTATTGCGGGATTTAAACATCGTTTCTTGAGCAAGGAAAGAATTATCGATATTGAGATTGATGCACAGCAAACGCACAAAGTGCGGAGTAATTTGGGAATCTGTGAAATCAAAAAAGAACAGATTAATGAAGCAAATCCTTATGGAGTTAAAGAATTTGTCTTGGTCAATACAGGTGTGCCTCATTTGGTGGGATTTGTCCCGCAGATTCATAATCTCCCCATATCAAAAGATGAGATTCTTAAAGATTTGCGTTATCGCTATGATGCGAATGTGAATCTTGCCTATATTCATTCTCCCGATAAGATTTCTTATTTGACTTATGAACGTGGTGTGGAAGATATTACACTTGCTTGTGGGACAGGGTCTGCAGCAGTGTTTGCAATGGCTTTAAGGTATCAGTTATGCAACGCAAAAGCGACACTCATTCCTCCAAGTAAAGAAGAGTTAGAGCTTTCTATGGACACACATTCACATATTTTTCTTAAAGGTGAAGTGCAACGCATTGCTTTATGTGAATGGATTGCTTCTTAAATTTTGTTCTCATTGCCTGCTATGGCAATTCTTTATAATATTCTTTGCTTTGGGCTTTAGGGATTGTTTTGGTTGTGGGAAGTGCTAGAATCTGATAGGTTTTTGTGTATTGGAGATAGTGAAGTGAGATTTTATCACCAATTCTGACCTCTTTGCTTGATTTTGCTTTGATACCATTGACGCTTACTACACCATTATCACACATATCTTGAGCAATTGAGCGTCTTTTGAGGATATTGACACTGCTTAAAAATTTATCGACACGCATTAACGTCTCCTTTGGATTCTGTGATGATTGATTGCGTAAATGCGAGAAGGAGCGTTTTCTGTGAATCCTCGAGAATCGACAACAATCACATCGGCTTGTGCTTTTGCCCATTCTGCATCAAACGCATTTTTTGTGAGGTTAGCCGAAGTCGAATACATCATTTGATGGTGTTTGAGAAACGACAGATGCCATTTGTCATTAACAAGACGGATTGCCTTTCCATTGGGATAAATAAAAGTCGCATTTTTTGCTTTACGAATGCGGTTTTTATGCCTTTGCGGGATACGCAAAAGATTTTTTAAAGTTTTTAGAGAATCCACCTCCAAAAGCACTTTTTGATGTGCGGGACGGAGCTTGATATGATTAAGTCGTGTAGGGCAATGCGATAAGAATCCCGCAGTCGTATCACATTGTGCAAGAAAAACATCAGAATCTCTCACGCCTACTCCTTGTTTAAAAATGAACCTTGATTTTATCGCAAAATCTTTCATCATACACTGAATCTATTGAAGAAAGAATTATCTTAAAGGATTCTATCACGATGCCTTATCGGCAAAAAATAAAAAAATTGAAGGAAAAAATGATATTTTGGAATGTATATTGCTTATTAATTTGCGATGAATATCTTTGATTTTATCAGAAAGGATGTAATATGTTAAGGTCTTTATGGTCAGGTGTTAGCGGAATGCAGGCTCATCAAATTGCTTTAGATGTAGAAAGTAATAATATTGCCAATGTCAATACGGTGGGTTTTAAGTATTCTCGAGCTTCATTTGTGGATATGCTCTCTCAAATCAAACTCATCGCGACTTCACCTTACAAGAATGGCTTGGGAGGTCAGAACGATTTTTCAGTAGGTTTGGGTGTGGGCATTGATGCGACAACAAAAGTGTTTTCACAAGGTAATACGCAAAATACCGATGTGAAAACTGATATTGCTATTGAAGGTGATGGATTCTTTATCATTTCTCCCGATAGAGGGACGACACACAATTATACGCGTAATGGGGAATTTCTTTTTGACGCTAATGGGAATCTTGTAACAACAGGTGGGTATGTCGTGCAAGGTTGGGTGCGCCCGCCGTTGGAAGCAGCAGAATCTGGCACTATGAGTGATTTTGACTTTTTTAGAGTGGATAATACCGGACCTGTGCGAAATATCCAAATCGACCCGGGTATGGTGATGCCAGCGAGAGCGACAAAAACGATTACTTTGCGTGCTAATTTGAATGCAGGACGGCACATTGATCAGATGCAAGATGTTGCCGCACTAGATTCTACTGCAAGGACTGCCGCTGATGGTGTTTCTCCGGTGTATGATTCTCGAGGAGTGCTTACACAAGTTGGTGAGGATTTGGGTGTTTTGTTTAACGATGATGGTGATGCGTTCGCACTTAATGAGAATCAAGGGATTTGGATGAGTTACAAAACCGCAATGATTCGCCATGAGACAGTTACCACGAGTGATGTAAGCACAATCGGTATTAATGGTGAAAAGATAACCTTTGCAAATAACTCTGCCATTACGGGTGTAAGCTCTATTACTGCTGCACAAAATGCGATTAACTCTTTGAGAGATAAAACAGGTGTGAGTGCTTATGTCGATGCGGGACAATTAAGAATTGAGAATCGCAACCAAATGGACGGAAATGAAAAAGTTAAAAATGTGCGTATTACAGCTGATGGAACAGGTGTTTTCCAAAACTTTGTCAAAGGTGAAGAAGATATTACAGCCTTTAGGTATCGTTATACAAAATCTGAAGATGCAGATTCTACAACAGGACAATTCAGAACGACAGAAGACTTAAGAGCATTGATTCAATACGATGCAAATATGATAAAGAATCCCGAGAAGACCTATCAAGAAAGCACAGCGAGTGTAGGCGTAACGCTCAATCGTTGGGGTATGTTTGAAATCGTCAATCATGATGATGCCGATGAAGAGCAACGCAACCTTAGCCTTTTTGTTACAAGCCATTTTTCAGATAATGTAACCAATAATGTTCTTTTCAAAGAAACAATGAAAGCTTTAAATACCGCGTCTTTGATTGAAGGTGGCGCATCAGTGAGCACAGGTAAAATTACAAAAGCGACACATGCTACGAGCGTGGATATTGTCGATAGTTTGGGTAGTAAGCACAATATTCGTTTTGAGTTTTGGAAGACAGGCGATGCGGTATGGAGTTTTAGGGCAGTTGTCCCCGAGCCTGCGCAATTTGTCGGTGGGTCTGCGACTAAGCCGAATGTCTTTGAGGGAGGAAGAGCGACATTTAATAGCGATGGCTCACTTTCTGGTATGAATCCACCCGTTTTACAATTTGACCCGAAAAATGGTTCAAAAGGTCCTCAACGATTAGAGCTTAAGTTTGGTGCAAATGAGAGTTTTGGTGGGCTAACGAGTGTGGATAAGATCTCTGAAACCTATTCAATCAATCAAAATGGCTATCAAGCAGGGGACTTGATGGATATTCGTTTTGACTCCAATGGTTCTTTGCTCGGTGCATT
It encodes the following:
- the dapF gene encoding diaminopimelate epimerase, which encodes MRFVKYSSNGNDFLIFTSCIRDDGSRARLAQKVCDRHHGIGADGMVVLLPFATSEYEYEWEFYNADGSRASMCGNASRSIGHYAYIEGIAGFKHRFLSKERIIDIEIDAQQTHKVRSNLGICEIKKEQINEANPYGVKEFVLVNTGVPHLVGFVPQIHNLPISKDEILKDLRYRYDANVNLAYIHSPDKISYLTYERGVEDITLACGTGSAAVFAMALRYQLCNAKATLIPPSKEELELSMDTHSHIFLKGEVQRIALCEWIAS
- the coaE gene encoding dephospho-CoA kinase (Dephospho-CoA kinase (CoaE) performs the final step in coenzyme A biosynthesis.), producing the protein MSSHTLNYAIALTGCIGSGKSTVVSLLTLYGYDCVCADKIAHSVLVAQKSSVVEVFGEAILNTQGEIERKKLGKIVFANAQKREMLESILHSHIRDEIIRQAMELEKKQAWYFLDIPLFFEVGGKDVYPTKRSVVIYTPLEESLRRIMQRDQLSMAEAQARLNAQMPIMQKCALADDVIDNSQDIKSLQRQVESYIQSLPKFH
- a CDS encoding spermidine synthase, giving the protein MWITRQLTPNFRQEYTIDHKILDSRSSHILEIFKSNDFDEVAMFDEKHLMLKKYLFMEAELLAHIPLNTISKPKNVLLFDSFNLEIAYECMKHQVAVDCVQNDRKTLDSLMSFLPHFQEVLTYRNFSLYQQVIDLDIKKYDVIITDSLLPLHQIDALSRMLSDEGVLIMRNHHPLLEEKAFVDCVGECANFFKIVMPFFLNLSILSDKSYLFASKRLHPCADMILQKIDLLSDVYYYNAKIHESAFVLPTFLAQKLKNIAKF
- the flgE gene encoding flagellar hook protein FlgE, whose product is MLRSLWSGVSGMQAHQIALDVESNNIANVNTVGFKYSRASFVDMLSQIKLIATSPYKNGLGGQNDFSVGLGVGIDATTKVFSQGNTQNTDVKTDIAIEGDGFFIISPDRGTTHNYTRNGEFLFDANGNLVTTGGYVVQGWVRPPLEAAESGTMSDFDFFRVDNTGPVRNIQIDPGMVMPARATKTITLRANLNAGRHIDQMQDVAALDSTARTAADGVSPVYDSRGVLTQVGEDLGVLFNDDGDAFALNENQGIWMSYKTAMIRHETVTTSDVSTIGINGEKITFANNSAITGVSSITAAQNAINSLRDKTGVSAYVDAGQLRIENRNQMDGNEKVKNVRITADGTGVFQNFVKGEEDITAFRYRYTKSEDADSTTGQFRTTEDLRALIQYDANMIKNPEKTYQESTASVGVTLNRWGMFEIVNHDDADEEQRNLSLFVTSHFSDNVTNNVLFKETMKALNTASLIEGGASVSTGKITKATHATSVDIVDSLGSKHNIRFEFWKTGDAVWSFRAVVPEPAQFVGGSATKPNVFEGGRATFNSDGSLSGMNPPVLQFDPKNGSKGPQRLELKFGANESFGGLTSVDKISETYSINQNGYQAGDLMDIRFDSNGSLLGAFSNGRSIALAQVALANFANNTGLQAEGGNVYSQTGNSGEPMVGAANTGRRGGVSGSKLEMSNVDLSRSLTQLIVVQRGFQANSKAVTTSDQILNTLLNLKQ
- a CDS encoding RNA-binding S4 domain-containing protein, coding for MRVDKFLSSVNILKRRSIAQDMCDNGVVSVNGIKAKSSKEVRIGDKISLHYLQYTKTYQILALPTTKTIPKAQSKEYYKELP
- a CDS encoding Sua5 YciO YrdC YwlC family protein, with amino-acid sequence MRDSDVFLAQCDTTAGFLSHCPTRLNHIKLRPAHQKVLLEVDSLKTLKNLLRIPQRHKNRIRKAKNATFIYPNGKAIRLVNDKWHLSFLKHHQMMYSTSANLTKNAFDAEWAKAQADVIVVDSRGFTENAPSRIYAINHHRIQRRR